A genome region from Nicotiana tabacum cultivar K326 chromosome 13, ASM71507v2, whole genome shotgun sequence includes the following:
- the LOC107805757 gene encoding uncharacterized protein LOC107805757, which translates to MHDFIMAEDSELWDVICDGLFVPTKVAGEGTRIVQKLRKKYNDADRKTVEKNFKAKRFLFVVKQSKIDMLTTKYALFKIKEDESIQDMHTHFTSIINELYSLGEIIPRNKLVRKILKVLQGSWESKVNAITRDKDLQKLTIDELI; encoded by the exons ATGCATGACTTCATTATGGCTGAGGACTCAGAGCTGTGGGACGTGATTTGTGATGGTCTTTTTGTTCCCACGAAAGTTGCTGGAGAGGGAACAAGAATTGTCCAAAAGTTGAGAAAAAAATACAACGATGCTGATAGAAAGACTGTTGAAAAGAACTTCAAGGCAAAAAGATTCTTGTTTGTG GTTAAGCAGTCCAAAATAGATATGCTTACCACTAAGTATGCGCTTTTCAAAATAAAGGAGGATGAGTCcattcaagatatgcacacaCATTTCACCTCCATTATCAATGAGCTTTATTCTCTTGGAGAAATCATCCCAAGAAATAAGTTGGTTCGGAAGATACTCAAAGTTCTACAAGGTTCTTGGGAAAGTAAAGTGAACGCCATCACTAGAGACAAGGACCTACAGAAACTGACCATTGATGAGCTAATATGA